CAGCTAAACATTGGACTATGGAACTGTTAAACTTCAGAAAAATTTACCTTGCAACTGAATCAGGGGAAGGCAAATTATAAGTGCCACAAGCTTTGTGTTGTACTGGCTGCAATGGCAGTGGAGGTTTGCGAAAACCGACTGGAACTCCTTGATCGGATCTCTCATCATCAGATAAAATACGATTCAAGTTGTCACTAGAACCACCTGTGCGAGTAGGCGCCAGATGCGGCGGCAGAGCGGACACTGCCGCCCCATAGCAATCATCTTGCTTATGGATATTAGTAGCAAAACTTATCTGAGCAAACTGTTCTTCTATGCCAACCCTTTGGTCTTGAACTTTAGGACCACCATCTTGATCAAATCGAACCCGAATAGGTGGCAAGTTGGACATTGAaggtgaagaagaagatgaaccaaAAGATGAAGATTTCTCCACTAATGGAGAATCAGGCAATGAACACTGAACTTCATGAACTACATTATTGTTTTTGACTTCTTTATTCTGCTCTTCTACAACTTGTTCTGCCTCAAATTCACCATCAATATTCAACAAGGCTTCTATGGTAGCAGAATCTGAGTTTCCTCTAGGAACCAATCCTGAACCATTAAGTGCATCAACAAACCATGTTTCTGACTTAGCATCATTTAGCAATGGACCCATTGAAGCTGCAGTGTCCGGCttgttaaagaaaagaaacaaacggATTCTCGAGGAGGTTGCCGAAGAAGCTGATGTTGCTATTAAACGATCATATTCTTCAACCATGTTCTCAAGATCCTCATCTGTAGATACAGATACAAGGGAATCAAGGTCTTCAGTTGGAAGCTGGTACTTCAAGGTAAAAGAACGACCACTAAGAAGAGCACGAGAGAGACGGGTACAAAGGGCCGAAAGGGAACAATGACGATCAACCGCAACGATACGAGTCTCACCGCCGATGTAACAAAGCGATTTGTCATGTGGACGAGGCATTATATGACCACCAAAGCTACACATTAGGCGTAGCCTTGCACCAGGAACAGCTGGGAGAGGATCATCATAGGTGTTGTCATTATGCGACCGTGGAGATGATTCAACTGATTCAGGATAGTTTAGATGTACACTTGTGGCACCAACTGTGGGGGCAGCAGGGAAAGATGGTAGATCCATTGGAGGAGGATGCAAAAAGAAT
The Gossypium hirsutum isolate 1008001.06 chromosome A07, Gossypium_hirsutum_v2.1, whole genome shotgun sequence genome window above contains:
- the LOC107926629 gene encoding probable serine/threonine-protein kinase yakA, giving the protein MDLPSFPAAPTVGATSVHLNYPESVESSPRSHNDNTYDDPLPAVPGARLRLMCSFGGHIMPRPHDKSLCYIGGETRIVAVDRHCSLSALCTRLSRALLSGRSFTLKYQLPTEDLDSLVSVSTDEDLENMVEEYDRLIATSASSATSSRIRLFLFFNKPDTAASMGPLLNDAKSETWFVDALNGSGLVPRGNSDSATIEALLNIDGEFEAEQVVEEQNKEVKNNNVVHEVQCSLPDSPLVEKSSSFGSSSSSPSMSNLPPIRVRFDQDGGPKVQDQRVGIEEQFAQISFATNIHKQDDCYGAAVSALPPHLAPTRTGGSSDNLNRILSDDERSDQGVPVGFRKPPLPLQPVQHKACGTYNLPSPDSVASDSSIASANSLSKAMYYQDQTHVTIRDNRTAANPNTNSDTSIPSNQAQIQQIQDSYTLSSQLDQQQQQQQQQQQQQQQFVQDTVHYTPAPMQMSTYYPVYAPPLQQQQLLHHPADQQYPAVYVMPVTQVTQPQPYMSMQSNTGVMTMKSNASDASIMAPTRPLTPPTPSMATVSTAYKETMPPIYPTSTAKPEMAATVYRTAVPSPHQVVQVQQPYVGFSQMQHPPPSPAVTHTANYRYEYPNPTQDQMYYAQHQTPQLPPQYQTLTPAAAAAALADASKQLPTDGSNQQIR